In one window of Camelina sativa cultivar DH55 chromosome 15, Cs, whole genome shotgun sequence DNA:
- the LOC104745263 gene encoding putative F-box protein At3g10790 → MIRLGSKAMRSNTSPPLTRSQTYPLERLPVEMKEEILMKLKIKCISKFISVSKSWSSIVRSKSLTNLYLNRSLAQPRILLFLIHRGDRDMQLFHSSSQEDPSSDHHTVSCNRYDFSPPVRGLICGLNEHNLVMIGNPTTSQFITLPRIISVRKDISCFLGYDPVTDEYKVLCMMTPRGYHHLHITSSRAVAYSQEHQVFTIGARSKRWRNIECKHIHYTLRRTQGICSNGFVYYLAWINDLRSLICFDVRYETFSVVPLPKDVQVQLLSNYGEKIAVTNLLIDSTLDLWVLEDASRQDCWSKVSIVIPSLYWNDDSFMCFQTAFRFRGTLGTGELVFAPSFVTDPYFLLCYNPKESKARKIHIEGIGAQFIPRHVYLDHVESPMILESVAH, encoded by the coding sequence ATGATCCGGCTTGGTTCGAAAGCGATGAGGTCTAACACTTCACCACCTTTGACAAGGTCCCAAACCTACCCGTTGGAAAGGCTTCCTGTAGAAATGAAAGAGGAGATTCTCATGAAATTGAAGATCAAATGCATCTCCAAGTTCATCAGTGTTTCTAAATCCTGGTCATCGATAGTCCGTAGCAAAAGTTTAACCAACTTGTACCTGAATCGATCTTTGGCTCAGCCACGTATCCTTCTCTTCCTAATCCACCGTGGAGACAGGGATATGCAGCTCTTTCACTCTTCCTCTCAGGAGGATCCATCTTCTGATCATCATACGGTCAGCTGTAACCGGTATGACTTTTCTCCACCTGTCCGTGGCTTGATTTGCGGTCTAAATGAACATAATCTAGTGATGATTGGGAATCCTACTACTTCTCAGTTCATAACTTTACCGAGAATCATATCTGTGAGAAAAGACATAAGCTGCTTCTTAGGATATGATCCTGTTACTGATGAATACAAAGTGCTGTGCATGATGACACCACGTGGATATCATCATCTACATATAACATCATCAAGAGCTGTTGCGTACTCACAGGAGCATCAAGTTTTCACTATAGGAGCAAGAAGTAAGAGATGGAGAAACATCGAATGTAAGCATATCCATTATACTCTTCGTAGAACTCAAGGGATATGCAGCAATGGGTTTGTGTATTATCTAGCTTGGATCAACGATCTTCGCTCTCTGATATGCTTTGATGTGAGGTATGAAACGTTTAGTGTCGTTCCGTTACCCAAGGACGTCCAAGTCCAACTTCTATCCAACTACGGCGAAAAGATAGCTGTAACGAATCTGTTAATCGACAGTACACTTGACTTGTGGGTTCTTGAAGATGCCAGCAGACAAGATTGTTGGTCAAAAGTGTCAATCGTGATTCCTTCTTTATATTGGAATGATGATTCATTTATGTGTTTTCAAACAGCATTCAGGTTCAGGGGTACACTTGGCACCGGCGAGCTTGTATTTGCACCCAGCTTTGTCACAGACCCCTACTTTCTACTATGTTACAATCCCAAGGAAAGCAAAGCTAGAAAAATCCACATCGAAGGAATTGGGGCTCAATTTATTCCTAGACATGTCTATTTAGATCATGTTGAGAGTCCTATGATTCTGGAATCTGTTGCTCACTAG
- the LOC104745264 gene encoding bZIP transcription factor 28-like: MVTTESTTVNVPPPEIIPNLNPYMFSESDLVSLPPLDPLFLSDSDPISMDVPISDLDFLLDDENGDFADFDFPFDSSDDFFDFDLAEPAAAVIPEEIGNTRPNSESSENRNGDGGSEGRSDSVHSQVSSQGSKTTFVNDTVDAALSSPESSNHQKSSVSKRKKEKEDSGSGGEYRSCKYQKSDDKSVATNNEEDDDDKKKLLRQLRNRESAQLSRQRKKQQTEDLERKVKSMSATIADLNGKMAYVMAENVALRQQMAVASGASPPMNPYMAAPPLPYQWMPYPPYPVRGYGSQTPLVPIPKIAPKPVSSGRPRKTDSKKNEGKSKVKKVASISFIGILFFVFLFGTLVPFMNVNYGGESGSFGGLSRYDGHRYYNEHKGKVLMVGDGSDVRREGGIADGIIHSSRRIHGESGSCGGVDYKAHPKVEGRPSSVSNASDPLFASLFVPRNDGLVKIDGNLIIHSVLASEKATALAKKNITETVKSKERLTIPGSLSSALAVPELKGNAAMLPQSTEGKRLQQWFHEGGSGTLMDYSMCTEVFQFDIAPGAIVPSSVSNISAEHLKNVTTHGKRIKNRRILEGLPVSLVASELNITGSQPNKETQNKTFNGNTKNKPTSMVVSVLLDPREVVDSETDRVVPPTQKSLSRIFVVVLLDSVKYVTYSCVLPRSGLHLVAT; this comes from the exons ATGGTGACGACGGAATCAACAACCGTGAATGTTCCTCCGCCGGAGATAATACCTAATCTGAACCCTTACATGTTTTCGGAATCCGATCTCGTTTCTCTTCCGCCGCTAGATCCTCTTTTCTTATCTGATTCTGATCCGATTTCAATGGATGTTCCGATCTCCGATCTCGACTTCTTGCTCGACGACGAGAACGGAGATTTTGCCGATTTCGATTTCCCGTTTGATAGCTCCGATGATTTCTTTGATTTCGATTTGGCGGAGCCCGCGGCGGCGGTGATCCCTGAGGAGATCGGGAATACTCGTCCGAATTCGGAATCGTCGGAAAACAGAAACGGAGACGGAGGTTCTGAAGGAAGATCTGATTCTGTTCATTCTCAAGTTTCATCTCAAGGATCCAAGACGACTTTTGTGAATGACACCGTTGACGCGGCGTTATCCTCCCCTGAATCAAGCAATCACCAGAAGTCTTCTGTCagcaagaggaagaaagaaaaagaagactccGGCTCTGGCGGAGAATATAGGAGCTGCAAGTATCAAAAGTCCGATGATAAATCAGTCGCTACGAACAACGAAGAGGATGATGACGACAAGAAGAAGTTACTGAGACAGCTTAGGAACCGTGAGAGTGCTCAGCTCTCGAGGCAGAGGAAGAAGCAACAAACAGAGGATCTTGaaagaaaagtgaagagtaTGAGTGCCACCATTGCTGATTTGAATGGTAAGATGgcttatgttatggctgagaATGTAGCATTAAGGCAACAAATGGCTGTTGCTTCTGGTGCTTCTCCTCCTATGAATCCTTATATGGCTGCACCACCTTTACCGTATCAATGGATGCCGTATCCGCCTTATCCTGTTAGGGGTTATGGATCACAGACTCCATTGGTTCCCATTCCTAAGATTGCTCCTAAGCCTGTCTCTAGTGGTAGACCTAGGAAGACAGATAGTAAGAAGAATGAGGGGAAAAGTAAGGTCAAGAAGGTTGCTAGTATTAGTTTTATTGggattttgttctttgttttcttgtttggtaCATTAGTTCCGTTTATGAATGTAAATTatggaggagaaagtggaagcTTTGGTGGTTTGTCTAGATATGATGGTCACCGGTATTACAATGAACATAAGGGGAAGGTTCTTATGGTTGGCGATGGTTCTGATGTTAGAAGAGAAGGTGGAATAGCTGACGGAATTATACATTCTAGTAGGAGGATTCATGGTGAGAGCGGTAGTTGTGGAGGAGTAGATTATAAGGCTCATCCTAAAGTAGAGGGACGACCAAGTTCAGTGAGCAATGCCAGTGACCCTctttttgcttctctctttgTTCCAAGAAACGATGGGCTTGTGAAGATTGACGGGAACTTGATAATTCACTCTGTTTTGGCGAGTGAGAAAGCAACGGCTTTAGCGAAGAAGAACATCACTGAAACAGTGAAAAGCAAAGAACGTTTGACCATTCCTGGTTCACTGTCTTCTGCATTAGCTGTCCCTGAGTTAAAAGGAAATGCAGCAATGCTTCCTCAATCTACTGAAGGAAAAAGGCTTCAACAATGGTTTCATGAAGGTGGCTCAG GGACACTAATGGATTATAGCATGTGTACTGAGGTTTTCCAGTTTGATATTGCTCCTGGTGCTATAGTCCCATCATCAGTCTCCAACATATCAGCGGAGCATCTCAAAAATGTCACCACCCACGGCAAGAGGATAAAGAACAGGAGAATTCTCGAGGGACTTCCGGTTTCACTTGTGGCATCTGAGCTCAACATCACCGGATCCCAACCGaacaaagaaactcaaaacaagACCTTTAATGGAAACACTAAGAACAAACCTACTTCCATGGTTGTCTCAGTGTTGCTTGATCCAAGAGAGGTCGTTGACTCTGAAACCGATAGAGTGGTGCCCCCAACCCAGAAATCACTTTCCCGGATCTTCGTGGTGGTGCTTCTTGACAGTGTCAAATACGTTACCTACTCATGCGTTCTTCCTCGATCGGGTCTCCATCTCGTAGCCACTTAA
- the LOC104745265 gene encoding uncharacterized protein LOC104745265 isoform X1, translated as MGKTQDDVNLRVAGEELTGDSTERRSRNARCCGCSQWISSSFLGFKCFFVLILCVSLFLSALFLLLPFPVDPQHSNLDPRFRGHAIVASFSINRPASFLNENILHLRDDIFQEMSYVSINVTILAFEPSDGLNMTKVVFGIDHDTDYPEILPFSLSSIKEMFESVLINQSTLQLTKSLFGETFLFEVLKFPGGITVIPPQSAFPLQKFKIVFNFTLNYSIHQIQINFNTLASQLKNGLNLAPYENLYVSLSNSEGSTVSPPTTVHSSVLLRVGTSNSSPRLKQLTDTITGSRSKNLGLNNTIFGKVKQVRLSSFLPNSSDSSTRSPSPSPSPHSKHHHHHHHHHHHHQHHHHHHNHHHHHHHHHHLSPNMAPEVSPVASPTPQRNRRIAPSAPPPCSLGNRGRKRVHFKEYHTHFSSTPAPAPSAGVPRRQPPHSPAPIPAAKSHIVPVSAPLPHVVFAHAAQPPITEPREPHANEDAHPQPQSSSSANAVLPAIPWIVLLMLIVAGLHK; from the exons atGGGTAAAACCCAGGATGATGTGAATCTCCGTGTCGCCGGCGAGGAACTTACCGGCGATTCGACGGAGAGGAGGAGTAGGAATGCTCGGTGTTGTGGATGTTCCCAATGGATCTCCTCTAGCTTCCTTGGGTTCAAATGTTTCTTCGTTTTGATTCTCTGCgtctctttgtttctctcggctttgtttttgttgcttccCTTTCCTGTTGATCCTCAGCATTCCAATCTCGATCCCAGATTTAGAg GTCATGCTATAGTAGCCAGTTTTAGCATCAATCGACCGGCTTCTTTTCTCAATGAAAATATCTTGCACCTTAGGGATGACATCTTTCAAGAGATGAGCTACGTATCCATCAAT GTAACTATTTTGGCTTTTGAACCGTCAGATGGATTGAACATGACAAAGGTTGTGTTTGGAATTGACCACGATACAGATTACCCGGAAATATTACCTTTTTCCTTGAGTTCTATCAAAGAGATGTTTGAATCGGTGCTCATAAATCAATCTACTCTCCAGCTTACGAAATCCTTGTTTGGGGAAACCTTCCTTTTTGAAGTGCTCAAGTTTCCAGGAGGAATCACTGTGATTCCACCGCAGAGTGCTTTCCCACTGCAGAAATTCAAAATTGTTTTCAACTTTACCCTAAACTACTCTATTCACCAGATACAGATAAACTTCAACACCCTTGCTAGTCAACTCAAGAATGGGCTGAATCTCGCACCATACGAG AATTTGTATGTAAGCTTATCGAACTCAGAAGGGTCGACCGTGTCTCCTCCTACAACTGTTCACTCATCGGTTTTGCTAAGAGTCGGGACTTCAAATTCAAGTCCAAGGTTGAAACAACTGACTGATACCATCACAGGTTCACGCTCGAAAAACCTCGGCCTGAATAATACCATATTTGGTAAGGTCAAGCAAGTTCGTCTTTCATCATTCTTGCCAAACAGCAGTGATAGTAGCACCAGGTCTCCATCACCTTCACCTAGTCCCCATTCCAagcatcaccatcaccatcatcatcatcatcatcatcatcaacaccatcatcaccatcacaatcatcatcaccaccaccatcatcaccaccatctgaGCCCAAATATGGCTCCCGAGGTTTCACCGGTGGCCTCTCCTACTCCTCAGAGAAACCGTAGGATAGCTCCCTCTGCACCTCCACCCTGCAGCTTAGGGAATAGAGGACGAAAGAGAGTACATTTCAAGGAGTATCACACGCATTTTTCATCCACACCTGCACCTGCTCCTTCTGCTGGTGTACCACGTCGTCAGCCGCCGCACTCGCCGGCCCCGATTCCTGCAGCCAAGTCTCATATAGTTCCAGTCTCTGCCCCTCTACCACACGTGGTGTTTGCCCATGCAGCTCAACCACCCATAACTGAACCAAGGGAACCACACGCAAACGAAGATGCTCATCCTCAACCGCAATCCTCTTCAT CAGCGAATGCGGTTTTACCAGCTATTCCATGGATTGTCCTTCTCATGCTGATAGTGGCCGGGCTTCATAAATAA
- the LOC104745265 gene encoding uncharacterized protein LOC104745265 isoform X2: MGKTQDDVNLRVAGEELTGDSTERRSRNARCCGCSQWISSSFLGFKCFFVLILCVSLFLSALFLLLPFPVDPQHSNLDPRFRGHAIVASFSINRPASFLNENILHLRDDIFQEMSYVSINVTILAFEPSDGLNMTKVVFGIDHDTDYPEILPFSLSSIKEMFESVLINQSTLQLTKSLFGETFLFEVLKFPGGITVIPPQSAFPLQKFKIVFNFTLNYSIHQIQINFNTLASQLKNGLNLAPYENLYVSLSNSEGSTVSPPTTVHSSVLLRVGTSNSSPRLKQLTDTITGSRSKNLGLNNTIFGKVKQVRLSSFLPNSSDSSTRSPSPSPSPHSKHHHHHHHHHHHHQHHHHHHNHHHHHHHHHHLSPNMAPEVSPVASPTPQRNRRIAPSAPPPCSLGNRGRKRVHFKEYHTHFSSTPAPAPSAGVPRRQPPHSPAPIPAAKSHIVPVSAPLPHVVFAHAAQPPITEPREPHANEDAHPQPQSSSSNAVLPAIPWIVLLMLIVAGLHK; this comes from the exons atGGGTAAAACCCAGGATGATGTGAATCTCCGTGTCGCCGGCGAGGAACTTACCGGCGATTCGACGGAGAGGAGGAGTAGGAATGCTCGGTGTTGTGGATGTTCCCAATGGATCTCCTCTAGCTTCCTTGGGTTCAAATGTTTCTTCGTTTTGATTCTCTGCgtctctttgtttctctcggctttgtttttgttgcttccCTTTCCTGTTGATCCTCAGCATTCCAATCTCGATCCCAGATTTAGAg GTCATGCTATAGTAGCCAGTTTTAGCATCAATCGACCGGCTTCTTTTCTCAATGAAAATATCTTGCACCTTAGGGATGACATCTTTCAAGAGATGAGCTACGTATCCATCAAT GTAACTATTTTGGCTTTTGAACCGTCAGATGGATTGAACATGACAAAGGTTGTGTTTGGAATTGACCACGATACAGATTACCCGGAAATATTACCTTTTTCCTTGAGTTCTATCAAAGAGATGTTTGAATCGGTGCTCATAAATCAATCTACTCTCCAGCTTACGAAATCCTTGTTTGGGGAAACCTTCCTTTTTGAAGTGCTCAAGTTTCCAGGAGGAATCACTGTGATTCCACCGCAGAGTGCTTTCCCACTGCAGAAATTCAAAATTGTTTTCAACTTTACCCTAAACTACTCTATTCACCAGATACAGATAAACTTCAACACCCTTGCTAGTCAACTCAAGAATGGGCTGAATCTCGCACCATACGAG AATTTGTATGTAAGCTTATCGAACTCAGAAGGGTCGACCGTGTCTCCTCCTACAACTGTTCACTCATCGGTTTTGCTAAGAGTCGGGACTTCAAATTCAAGTCCAAGGTTGAAACAACTGACTGATACCATCACAGGTTCACGCTCGAAAAACCTCGGCCTGAATAATACCATATTTGGTAAGGTCAAGCAAGTTCGTCTTTCATCATTCTTGCCAAACAGCAGTGATAGTAGCACCAGGTCTCCATCACCTTCACCTAGTCCCCATTCCAagcatcaccatcaccatcatcatcatcatcatcatcatcaacaccatcatcaccatcacaatcatcatcaccaccaccatcatcaccaccatctgaGCCCAAATATGGCTCCCGAGGTTTCACCGGTGGCCTCTCCTACTCCTCAGAGAAACCGTAGGATAGCTCCCTCTGCACCTCCACCCTGCAGCTTAGGGAATAGAGGACGAAAGAGAGTACATTTCAAGGAGTATCACACGCATTTTTCATCCACACCTGCACCTGCTCCTTCTGCTGGTGTACCACGTCGTCAGCCGCCGCACTCGCCGGCCCCGATTCCTGCAGCCAAGTCTCATATAGTTCCAGTCTCTGCCCCTCTACCACACGTGGTGTTTGCCCATGCAGCTCAACCACCCATAACTGAACCAAGGGAACCACACGCAAACGAAGATGCTCATCCTCAACCGCAATCCTCTTCAT CGAATGCGGTTTTACCAGCTATTCCATGGATTGTCCTTCTCATGCTGATAGTGGCCGGGCTTCATAAATAA
- the LOC104745266 gene encoding probable E3 ubiquitin-protein ligase RHC1A — MTTTSRKNTHWCNTCRRGVRLQGEGRRGGACIHCGDTFLERLYENVELSPFDFFGLAFEEARNRGNNRRSVLGGDQLSFEELFNRLSAQDRRGPPPASLTAISSLQKIKIRQKHLGLDPYCPVCQDRFEIGSDARKMPCKHVYHSECIAPWLVQRNSCPVCRKELPQDRNNGWKRPLMYLWPFRSSGLA, encoded by the coding sequence atgaccacgaccagccGTAAAAACACACATTGGTGTAACACTTGTAGACGAGGAGTCCGTCTTCAAGGAGAGGGCAGAAGAGGAGGAGCTTGCATTCACTGTGGTGACACCTTTCTTGAAAGGCTATATGAGAACGTGGAACTAAGCCCTTTTGATTTCTTTGGTTTAGCCTTTGAAGAAGCTCGTAACCGTGGCAACAACAGAAGATCGGTTCTTGGAGGAGACCAACTAAGTTTCGAAGAGCTTTTTAACCGGCTCTCAGCACAAGACCGTCGTGGTCCTCCTCCAGCGTCACTAACCGCGATCAGCTCGTTGCAAAAGATCAAAATTAGGCAGAAGCATCTCGGTTTGGATCCGTATTGTCCGGTTTGCCAAGACCGGTTTGAAATCGGATCAGACGCAAGAAAGATGCCGTGTAAACATGTCTACCACTCGGAATGTATAGCCCCGTGGTTAGTCCAGCGTAATTCTTGCCCGGTGTGTCGCAAAGAACTGCCACAAGACCGGAATAATGGCTGGAAAAGGCCATTGATGTATCTGTGGCCGTTCAGGTCTTCTGGTTTGGCCTAA
- the LOC104745268 gene encoding probable mediator of RNA polymerase II transcription subunit 26a, producing MMKRSESLDDWREYFRRGDSDIFGIIDNAIMVAASDYPNEFKSKRDSIAELLFSYRLSRRRHHHLEVSIPGDQEEFEHCPMTTVVDKVEDVRKLNKKNQIIEEDDDDDDDTVIVDEVIRIKNILLNKEDEPDSVLLECLRKLESMTMNVDMLKDTEIGKAVNGLRRHSSDKISKLAKTLFAEWKKLVDQWMNTPKEIAGAEGTPESVNLSVIDEEETFPSPPHDLDIYAPEPNGFELSQILDCLDCDGNPRHSVESEPERKLQSIPRRRPTNEASVVGRSNKDQQMRREEADVRPIKHSAIDVGEPRRQPKQSREQMVQRKPLAVAEQKRKLAGQQQQRDKLKALDPDTKFEFAKRRLQESYQHHENAKRQRTIQVLETIPKQSKVHKPQLKRPARR from the exons atgatgaAACGATCGGAATCGTTGGATGACTGGAGGGAATATTTCCGGCGAGGAGATTCTGATATATTTGGGATTATTGATAATGCCATTATGGTCGCTGCTTCAGATTATCCCAATGAGTTCAAGTCTAAGAGAGATAGTATCGCcgagcttttgttttcttatagaCTGAgccgccgccgccaccaccacctcgAGGTTTCGATTCCTGGAGACCAAGAGGAGTTCGAGCATTGTCCTATGACGACGGTGGTGGATAAAGTTGAAGATGTGAGGAAATTGAACAAGAAGAATCAGATTattgaagaggatgatgatgatgatgatgatactgtGATTGTTGATGAAGTCATTAGGATTAAAAATATCTTGTTGAACAAAGAAGATGAG CCAGATTCTGTGTTACTTGAATGTCTGAGAAAGCTTGAGTCTATGACTATGAATGTGGATATGCTTAAG GATACTGAGATTGGAAAGGCTGTTAATGGTTTGAGGAGACATAGTTCTGATAAGATTAGCAAACTTGCAAAGACTCTTTTCGc AGAGTGGAAGAAGCTGGTGGACCAATGGATGAACACCCCAAAGGAAATTGCTG GCGCTGAAGGGACGCCAGAGTCTGTAAACCTTTCagttattgatgaagaagaaacctttCCTTCTCCTCCACATGATTTAGATATCTATGCTCCTGAACCCAACGGATTTGAACTCTCTCAG ATCTTAGATTGCTTGGATTGCGATGGAA ATCCTCGTCACAGTGTGGAGTCAGAACCTGAAAGAAAATTGCAGAGTATCCCGAGGAGGAGACCTACAAATGAAGCCAGTGTGGTAGGGAGGTCCAACAAGGATCAACAGATGAGGAGAGAAGAAGCTGATGTTAGACCTATAAAGCACTCAGCCATCGATGTTGGTGAGCCTAGAAGACAACCAAAGCAAAGTAGAGAACAAATGGTACAAAGAAAACCGCTTGCTGTTGCTGAGCAAAAGCGGAAACTAGctggacaacaacaacaacgagat AAACTAAAAGCTCTGGATCCAGACACAAAGTTTGAGTTTGCAAAGCGGAGACTCCAAGAGAGCTACCAACATCATGAGAATG CCAAGAGACAGCGGACGATACAAGTACTGGAAACTATCCCAAAGCAAAGTAAAGTTCATAAACCGCAACTCAAGAGACCCGCACGAAGATAA